The following proteins come from a genomic window of Megalobrama amblycephala isolate DHTTF-2021 linkage group LG1, ASM1881202v1, whole genome shotgun sequence:
- the atp6v0a1a gene encoding V-type proton ATPase 116 kDa subunit a isoform X2 gives MGELFRSEEMTLAQLFLQSESAYCCVSELGEIGMVQFRDLNPDVNVFQRKFVNEVRRCEEMDRKLRFVEKEIKKANITVVDTGENPEVPFPRDMIDLEATFEKLENELKEINTNQEALKKNFLELTELKHILRRTQQFFDEIERPFSEFLATSQPLMMMSNCPSQDQFCKMEDPSLLEESSTLLEPNEVGRPAPLRLGFVAGVIGRERIPTFERMLWRVCRGNVFLRQADIEEPLEDPATGDHVHKSVFIIFFQGDQLKNRVKKICEGFRASLYPCPETPQERKEMAAGVNSRIDDLQMVLNQTEDHRQRVLQAAAKTVRVWFIKVRKMKAIYHTLNLCNIDVTQKCLIAEIWCPVSDLDSIQFALRRGTEKSGSTVPSILNRMQTKQTPPTYNKTNKFTSGFQNIVDAYGIGNYREINPAPYTIITFPFLFAVMFGDLGHGVLMTCAALYLVLRESRLIAQKNDNEMFSMIFAGRYIILLMGIFSVYTGIIYNDCFSKSLNVFGSGWSVRPMFGIKGDNWTFETLKDNRILQLNPAVPNVFNGPYPIGIDPIWNIATNKLTFLNSFKMKMSIILGVIHMTFGVILSLFNHLYFNKPLNIFLGFIPEIVFMISLFGYLVLLIFYKWLAYDAATSKDAPSLLIAFINMCLFSYNDPTNKPLYTGQMVVQSLLVVIAICCVPCMLIVKTLVMRRQYLWRKHLGTQNFGGIRVGNGPTEDEAEIIQHDQLSQNLDDEPESEEEVFNFADEAVHQAIHTIEYCLGCISNTASYLRLWALSLAHAQLSEVLWSMVMHMGLASRNFGGFFALSIIFAFFATLTVFILLIMEGLSAFLHALRLHWVEFQNKFYTGQGFKFMPFTFDGILEGKSED, from the exons ATGGGGGAGTTGTTCCGCAGTGAGGAGATGACCCTGGCCCAGCTCTTCCTTCAGTCTGAGTCCGCCTACTGCTGTGTCAGTGAGCTGGGGGAGATCGGCATGGTGCAGTTCAGAGAC TTGAACCCAGATGTGAACGTTTTCCAGAGGAAGTTTGTGAATGAAGTCCGTCGCTGTGAGGAGATGGACCGCAAACTAA gATTTGTTGAGAAGGAAATCAAAAAGGCTAACATAACTGTTGTAGACACAGGGGAGAACCCAGAGGTCCCTTTTCCACGAGACATGATTGACTTGGAG GCCACTTTTGAAAAGCTGGAGAATGAGCTGAAGGAGATCAACACCAACCAAGAAGCCCTGAAGAAGAACTTCCTGGAGTTAACTGAGCTCAAGCACATCCTCAGACGAACACAACAGTTCTTTGATGAG ATTGAAAGGCCATTCTCTGAATTCCTGGCCACATCTCAGCCGCTGATGATGATGTCAAACTGCCCTTCCCAAGACCAGTTCTGCAAG ATGGAAGATCCTTCACTTTTGGAAGAGTCGTCAACTCTACTGGAGCCGAACGAGGTTGGACGCCCCGCTCCTCTGAGGCTTGG GTTTGTTGCAGGGGTGATAGGCAGAGAGAGGATTCCCACCTTTGAGAGGATGCTGTGGAGAGTTTGCCGTGGAAACGTCTTTCTGCGGCAGGCAGACATTGAGGAGCCACTTGAGGACCCTGCCACA GGAGACCATGTGCACAAGTCAGTTTTCATCATTTTCTTCCAGGGAGACCAGCTGAAGAACAGAGTCAAAAAGATTTGCGAAGG gtttcgtGCATCTCTATATCCCTGTCCTGAGACCCCACAAGAGAGGAAAGAAATGGCAGCCGGAGTCAACTCTCGAATTGATGATCTCCAGATG GTGCTGAATCAGACAGAGGATCACAGGCAGCGTGTTTTACAGGCGGCTGCCAAAACTGTCCGAGTGTGGTTCATCAAGGTCCGGAAGATGAAAGCCATTTATCACACTCTGAACCTCTGCAACATCGATGTCACTCAGAAGTGTCTGATTGCTGAGATCTGGTGCCCTGTGTCAGATCTAGACTCCATTCAGTTTGCGCTCCGTCGGGGCACG GAGAAAAGTGGATCCACTGTTCCCTCAATCCTGAACAGAATGCAGACCAAACAGACCCCACCCACCTACAACAAAACCAACAAGTTCACCTCTGGCTTTCAGAACATCGTTGATGCCTACGGTATCGGAAACTACCGGGAAATCAACCCAG CTCCATACACCATCATCACCTTCCCCTTCCTGTTTGCGGTCATGTTTGGCGATCTGGGTCACGGTGTACTCATGACATGTGCTGCACTTTATCTGGTACTGCGAGAGAGCCGATTAATTGCCCAGAAAAATGACAATGAG ATGTTTAGCATGATATTTGCTGGCCGTTACATTATTCTCCTGATGGGGATATTTTCAGTGTACACTGGGATTATCTACAACGACTGTTTCTCCAAATCTCTCAATGTCTTTGGCTCAGGCTGGAGTGTCAGACCCATGTTTGGAATAAAAGGAGACAACTGGAC GTTTGAGACACTGAAAGATAACCGGATATTACAGCTGAACCCTGCTGTGCCAAACGTGTTTAATGGGCCCTATCCAATTGGCATCGATCCA ATCTGGAACATTGCCACCAACAAGCTGACGTTTCTAAACTCCTTCAAGATGAAGATGTCAATAATTCTGGGAGTCATCCACATGACGTTTGGAGTGATTCTCAGTCTTTTCAATCACCT GTACTTCAACAAACCTCTTAACATCTTCCTGGGTTTTATCCCTGAGATCGTCTTCATGATCAGTCTGTTTGGCTACCTGGTTCTGCTCATTTTTTACAAGTGGTTGGCATATGATGCCGCAACCTCAAAAGATGCCCCCAGTCTTCTAATAGCTTTTATCAACATGTGCCTCTTCAGCTACAATGATCCCACTAACAAACCGTTATACACGGGACAG ATGGTGGTTCAGAGTCTGCTAGTTGTTATAGCAATCTGCTGTGTACCATGTATGCTTATAGTAAAGACCCTAGTAATGCGCAGGCAATACCTCTGGAGAAAACACCTG GGAACGCAAAACTTTGGGGGAATCCGTGTGGGTAATGGCCCCACAGAGGATGAAGCTGAGATCATCCAACATGACCAGCTTTCCCAAAACTTAGATGATGAGCCTGAG TCAGAGGAAGAAGTG ttTAATTTTGCAGATGAAGCAGTGCATCAGGCCATTCACACAATAGAATACTGCTTAGGCTGCATCTCAAACACTGCCTCTTATCTACGACTTTGGGCGTTGAGTCTGGCCCATGCCC AGCTCTCTGAGGTCTTGTGGTCAATGGTGATGCACATGGGCCTTGCTTCTAGGAATTTTGGTGGATTCTTTGCCCTGTCAATTATCTTTGCCTTCTTTGCTACACTGACAGTATTTATTCTGTTGATCATGGAAGGACTGTCTGCCTTCCTTCATGCTCTTAGATTGCACTG GGTGGAGTTTCAGAATAAATTCTACACTGGACAAGGCTTCAAGTTCATGCCTTTCACTTTTGACGGCATTCTGGAGGGCAAGTCTGAAGACTAA
- the atp6v0a1a gene encoding V-type proton ATPase 116 kDa subunit a isoform X1 gives MGELFRSEEMTLAQLFLQSESAYCCVSELGEIGMVQFRDLNPDVNVFQRKFVNEVRRCEEMDRKLRFVEKEIKKANITVVDTGENPEVPFPRDMIDLEATFEKLENELKEINTNQEALKKNFLELTELKHILRRTQQFFDEIERPFSEFLATSQPLMMMSNCPSQDQFCKMEDPSLLEESSTLLEPNEVGRPAPLRLGFVAGVIGRERIPTFERMLWRVCRGNVFLRQADIEEPLEDPATGDHVHKSVFIIFFQGDQLKNRVKKICEGFRASLYPCPETPQERKEMAAGVNSRIDDLQMVLNQTEDHRQRVLQAAAKTVRVWFIKVRKMKAIYHTLNLCNIDVTQKCLIAEIWCPVSDLDSIQFALRRGTEKSGSTVPSILNRMQTKQTPPTYNKTNKFTSGFQNIVDAYGIGNYREINPAPYTIITFPFLFAVMFGDLGHGVLMTCAALYLVLRESRLIAQKNDNEMFSMIFAGRYIILLMGIFSVYTGIIYNDCFSKSLNVFGSGWSVRPMFGIKGDNWTFETLKDNRILQLNPAVPNVFNGPYPIGIDPIWNIATNKLTFLNSFKMKMSIILGVIHMTFGVILSLFNHLYFNKPLNIFLGFIPEIVFMISLFGYLVLLIFYKWLAYDAATSKDAPSLLIAFINMCLFSYNDPTNKPLYTGQMVVQSLLVVIAICCVPCMLIVKTLVMRRQYLWRKHLGTQNFGGIRVGNGPTEDEAEIIQHDQLSQNLDDEPEQSEEEVFNFADEAVHQAIHTIEYCLGCISNTASYLRLWALSLAHAQLSEVLWSMVMHMGLASRNFGGFFALSIIFAFFATLTVFILLIMEGLSAFLHALRLHWVEFQNKFYTGQGFKFMPFTFDGILEGKSED, from the exons ATGGGGGAGTTGTTCCGCAGTGAGGAGATGACCCTGGCCCAGCTCTTCCTTCAGTCTGAGTCCGCCTACTGCTGTGTCAGTGAGCTGGGGGAGATCGGCATGGTGCAGTTCAGAGAC TTGAACCCAGATGTGAACGTTTTCCAGAGGAAGTTTGTGAATGAAGTCCGTCGCTGTGAGGAGATGGACCGCAAACTAA gATTTGTTGAGAAGGAAATCAAAAAGGCTAACATAACTGTTGTAGACACAGGGGAGAACCCAGAGGTCCCTTTTCCACGAGACATGATTGACTTGGAG GCCACTTTTGAAAAGCTGGAGAATGAGCTGAAGGAGATCAACACCAACCAAGAAGCCCTGAAGAAGAACTTCCTGGAGTTAACTGAGCTCAAGCACATCCTCAGACGAACACAACAGTTCTTTGATGAG ATTGAAAGGCCATTCTCTGAATTCCTGGCCACATCTCAGCCGCTGATGATGATGTCAAACTGCCCTTCCCAAGACCAGTTCTGCAAG ATGGAAGATCCTTCACTTTTGGAAGAGTCGTCAACTCTACTGGAGCCGAACGAGGTTGGACGCCCCGCTCCTCTGAGGCTTGG GTTTGTTGCAGGGGTGATAGGCAGAGAGAGGATTCCCACCTTTGAGAGGATGCTGTGGAGAGTTTGCCGTGGAAACGTCTTTCTGCGGCAGGCAGACATTGAGGAGCCACTTGAGGACCCTGCCACA GGAGACCATGTGCACAAGTCAGTTTTCATCATTTTCTTCCAGGGAGACCAGCTGAAGAACAGAGTCAAAAAGATTTGCGAAGG gtttcgtGCATCTCTATATCCCTGTCCTGAGACCCCACAAGAGAGGAAAGAAATGGCAGCCGGAGTCAACTCTCGAATTGATGATCTCCAGATG GTGCTGAATCAGACAGAGGATCACAGGCAGCGTGTTTTACAGGCGGCTGCCAAAACTGTCCGAGTGTGGTTCATCAAGGTCCGGAAGATGAAAGCCATTTATCACACTCTGAACCTCTGCAACATCGATGTCACTCAGAAGTGTCTGATTGCTGAGATCTGGTGCCCTGTGTCAGATCTAGACTCCATTCAGTTTGCGCTCCGTCGGGGCACG GAGAAAAGTGGATCCACTGTTCCCTCAATCCTGAACAGAATGCAGACCAAACAGACCCCACCCACCTACAACAAAACCAACAAGTTCACCTCTGGCTTTCAGAACATCGTTGATGCCTACGGTATCGGAAACTACCGGGAAATCAACCCAG CTCCATACACCATCATCACCTTCCCCTTCCTGTTTGCGGTCATGTTTGGCGATCTGGGTCACGGTGTACTCATGACATGTGCTGCACTTTATCTGGTACTGCGAGAGAGCCGATTAATTGCCCAGAAAAATGACAATGAG ATGTTTAGCATGATATTTGCTGGCCGTTACATTATTCTCCTGATGGGGATATTTTCAGTGTACACTGGGATTATCTACAACGACTGTTTCTCCAAATCTCTCAATGTCTTTGGCTCAGGCTGGAGTGTCAGACCCATGTTTGGAATAAAAGGAGACAACTGGAC GTTTGAGACACTGAAAGATAACCGGATATTACAGCTGAACCCTGCTGTGCCAAACGTGTTTAATGGGCCCTATCCAATTGGCATCGATCCA ATCTGGAACATTGCCACCAACAAGCTGACGTTTCTAAACTCCTTCAAGATGAAGATGTCAATAATTCTGGGAGTCATCCACATGACGTTTGGAGTGATTCTCAGTCTTTTCAATCACCT GTACTTCAACAAACCTCTTAACATCTTCCTGGGTTTTATCCCTGAGATCGTCTTCATGATCAGTCTGTTTGGCTACCTGGTTCTGCTCATTTTTTACAAGTGGTTGGCATATGATGCCGCAACCTCAAAAGATGCCCCCAGTCTTCTAATAGCTTTTATCAACATGTGCCTCTTCAGCTACAATGATCCCACTAACAAACCGTTATACACGGGACAG ATGGTGGTTCAGAGTCTGCTAGTTGTTATAGCAATCTGCTGTGTACCATGTATGCTTATAGTAAAGACCCTAGTAATGCGCAGGCAATACCTCTGGAGAAAACACCTG GGAACGCAAAACTTTGGGGGAATCCGTGTGGGTAATGGCCCCACAGAGGATGAAGCTGAGATCATCCAACATGACCAGCTTTCCCAAAACTTAGATGATGAGCCTGAG CAGTCAGAGGAAGAAGTG ttTAATTTTGCAGATGAAGCAGTGCATCAGGCCATTCACACAATAGAATACTGCTTAGGCTGCATCTCAAACACTGCCTCTTATCTACGACTTTGGGCGTTGAGTCTGGCCCATGCCC AGCTCTCTGAGGTCTTGTGGTCAATGGTGATGCACATGGGCCTTGCTTCTAGGAATTTTGGTGGATTCTTTGCCCTGTCAATTATCTTTGCCTTCTTTGCTACACTGACAGTATTTATTCTGTTGATCATGGAAGGACTGTCTGCCTTCCTTCATGCTCTTAGATTGCACTG GGTGGAGTTTCAGAATAAATTCTACACTGGACAAGGCTTCAAGTTCATGCCTTTCACTTTTGACGGCATTCTGGAGGGCAAGTCTGAAGACTAA
- the atp6v0a1a gene encoding V-type proton ATPase 116 kDa subunit a isoform X3: MGELFRSEEMTLAQLFLQSESAYCCVSELGEIGMVQFRDLNPDVNVFQRKFVNEVRRCEEMDRKLRFVEKEIKKANITVVDTGENPEVPFPRDMIDLEATFEKLENELKEINTNQEALKKNFLELTELKHILRRTQQFFDEIERPFSEFLATSQPLMMMSNCPSQDQFCKMEDPSLLEESSTLLEPNEVGRPAPLRLGFVAGVIGRERIPTFERMLWRVCRGNVFLRQADIEEPLEDPATGDHVHKSVFIIFFQGDQLKNRVKKICEGFRASLYPCPETPQERKEMAAGVNSRIDDLQMVLNQTEDHRQRVLQAAAKTVRVWFIKVRKMKAIYHTLNLCNIDVTQKCLIAEIWCPVSDLDSIQFALRRGTEKSGSTVPSILNRMQTKQTPPTYNKTNKFTSGFQNIVDAYGIGNYREINPAPYTIITFPFLFAVMFGDLGHGVLMTCAALYLVLRESRLIAQKNDNEMFSMIFAGRYIILLMGIFSVYTGIIYNDCFSKSLNVFGSGWSVRPMFGIKGDNWTFETLKDNRILQLNPAVPNVFNGPYPIGIDPIWNIATNKLTFLNSFKMKMSIILGVIHMTFGVILSLFNHLYFNKPLNIFLGFIPEIVFMISLFGYLVLLIFYKWLAYDAATSKDAPSLLIAFINMCLFSYNDPTNKPLYTGQMVVQSLLVVIAICCVPCMLIVKTLVMRRQYLWRKHLGTQNFGGIRVGNGPTEDEAEIIQHDQLSQNLDDEPEFNFADEAVHQAIHTIEYCLGCISNTASYLRLWALSLAHAQLSEVLWSMVMHMGLASRNFGGFFALSIIFAFFATLTVFILLIMEGLSAFLHALRLHWVEFQNKFYTGQGFKFMPFTFDGILEGKSED, from the exons ATGGGGGAGTTGTTCCGCAGTGAGGAGATGACCCTGGCCCAGCTCTTCCTTCAGTCTGAGTCCGCCTACTGCTGTGTCAGTGAGCTGGGGGAGATCGGCATGGTGCAGTTCAGAGAC TTGAACCCAGATGTGAACGTTTTCCAGAGGAAGTTTGTGAATGAAGTCCGTCGCTGTGAGGAGATGGACCGCAAACTAA gATTTGTTGAGAAGGAAATCAAAAAGGCTAACATAACTGTTGTAGACACAGGGGAGAACCCAGAGGTCCCTTTTCCACGAGACATGATTGACTTGGAG GCCACTTTTGAAAAGCTGGAGAATGAGCTGAAGGAGATCAACACCAACCAAGAAGCCCTGAAGAAGAACTTCCTGGAGTTAACTGAGCTCAAGCACATCCTCAGACGAACACAACAGTTCTTTGATGAG ATTGAAAGGCCATTCTCTGAATTCCTGGCCACATCTCAGCCGCTGATGATGATGTCAAACTGCCCTTCCCAAGACCAGTTCTGCAAG ATGGAAGATCCTTCACTTTTGGAAGAGTCGTCAACTCTACTGGAGCCGAACGAGGTTGGACGCCCCGCTCCTCTGAGGCTTGG GTTTGTTGCAGGGGTGATAGGCAGAGAGAGGATTCCCACCTTTGAGAGGATGCTGTGGAGAGTTTGCCGTGGAAACGTCTTTCTGCGGCAGGCAGACATTGAGGAGCCACTTGAGGACCCTGCCACA GGAGACCATGTGCACAAGTCAGTTTTCATCATTTTCTTCCAGGGAGACCAGCTGAAGAACAGAGTCAAAAAGATTTGCGAAGG gtttcgtGCATCTCTATATCCCTGTCCTGAGACCCCACAAGAGAGGAAAGAAATGGCAGCCGGAGTCAACTCTCGAATTGATGATCTCCAGATG GTGCTGAATCAGACAGAGGATCACAGGCAGCGTGTTTTACAGGCGGCTGCCAAAACTGTCCGAGTGTGGTTCATCAAGGTCCGGAAGATGAAAGCCATTTATCACACTCTGAACCTCTGCAACATCGATGTCACTCAGAAGTGTCTGATTGCTGAGATCTGGTGCCCTGTGTCAGATCTAGACTCCATTCAGTTTGCGCTCCGTCGGGGCACG GAGAAAAGTGGATCCACTGTTCCCTCAATCCTGAACAGAATGCAGACCAAACAGACCCCACCCACCTACAACAAAACCAACAAGTTCACCTCTGGCTTTCAGAACATCGTTGATGCCTACGGTATCGGAAACTACCGGGAAATCAACCCAG CTCCATACACCATCATCACCTTCCCCTTCCTGTTTGCGGTCATGTTTGGCGATCTGGGTCACGGTGTACTCATGACATGTGCTGCACTTTATCTGGTACTGCGAGAGAGCCGATTAATTGCCCAGAAAAATGACAATGAG ATGTTTAGCATGATATTTGCTGGCCGTTACATTATTCTCCTGATGGGGATATTTTCAGTGTACACTGGGATTATCTACAACGACTGTTTCTCCAAATCTCTCAATGTCTTTGGCTCAGGCTGGAGTGTCAGACCCATGTTTGGAATAAAAGGAGACAACTGGAC GTTTGAGACACTGAAAGATAACCGGATATTACAGCTGAACCCTGCTGTGCCAAACGTGTTTAATGGGCCCTATCCAATTGGCATCGATCCA ATCTGGAACATTGCCACCAACAAGCTGACGTTTCTAAACTCCTTCAAGATGAAGATGTCAATAATTCTGGGAGTCATCCACATGACGTTTGGAGTGATTCTCAGTCTTTTCAATCACCT GTACTTCAACAAACCTCTTAACATCTTCCTGGGTTTTATCCCTGAGATCGTCTTCATGATCAGTCTGTTTGGCTACCTGGTTCTGCTCATTTTTTACAAGTGGTTGGCATATGATGCCGCAACCTCAAAAGATGCCCCCAGTCTTCTAATAGCTTTTATCAACATGTGCCTCTTCAGCTACAATGATCCCACTAACAAACCGTTATACACGGGACAG ATGGTGGTTCAGAGTCTGCTAGTTGTTATAGCAATCTGCTGTGTACCATGTATGCTTATAGTAAAGACCCTAGTAATGCGCAGGCAATACCTCTGGAGAAAACACCTG GGAACGCAAAACTTTGGGGGAATCCGTGTGGGTAATGGCCCCACAGAGGATGAAGCTGAGATCATCCAACATGACCAGCTTTCCCAAAACTTAGATGATGAGCCTGAG ttTAATTTTGCAGATGAAGCAGTGCATCAGGCCATTCACACAATAGAATACTGCTTAGGCTGCATCTCAAACACTGCCTCTTATCTACGACTTTGGGCGTTGAGTCTGGCCCATGCCC AGCTCTCTGAGGTCTTGTGGTCAATGGTGATGCACATGGGCCTTGCTTCTAGGAATTTTGGTGGATTCTTTGCCCTGTCAATTATCTTTGCCTTCTTTGCTACACTGACAGTATTTATTCTGTTGATCATGGAAGGACTGTCTGCCTTCCTTCATGCTCTTAGATTGCACTG GGTGGAGTTTCAGAATAAATTCTACACTGGACAAGGCTTCAAGTTCATGCCTTTCACTTTTGACGGCATTCTGGAGGGCAAGTCTGAAGACTAA
- the atp6v0a1a gene encoding V-type proton ATPase 116 kDa subunit a isoform X4, with translation MGELFRSEEMTLAQLFLQSESAYCCVSELGEIGMVQFRDLNPDVNVFQRKFVNEVRRCEEMDRKLRFVEKEIKKANITVVDTGENPEVPFPRDMIDLEATFEKLENELKEINTNQEALKKNFLELTELKHILRRTQQFFDEMEDPSLLEESSTLLEPNEVGRPAPLRLGFVAGVIGRERIPTFERMLWRVCRGNVFLRQADIEEPLEDPATGDHVHKSVFIIFFQGDQLKNRVKKICEGFRASLYPCPETPQERKEMAAGVNSRIDDLQMVLNQTEDHRQRVLQAAAKTVRVWFIKVRKMKAIYHTLNLCNIDVTQKCLIAEIWCPVSDLDSIQFALRRGTEKSGSTVPSILNRMQTKQTPPTYNKTNKFTSGFQNIVDAYGIGNYREINPAPYTIITFPFLFAVMFGDLGHGVLMTCAALYLVLRESRLIAQKNDNEMFSMIFAGRYIILLMGIFSVYTGIIYNDCFSKSLNVFGSGWSVRPMFGIKGDNWTFETLKDNRILQLNPAVPNVFNGPYPIGIDPIWNIATNKLTFLNSFKMKMSIILGVIHMTFGVILSLFNHLYFNKPLNIFLGFIPEIVFMISLFGYLVLLIFYKWLAYDAATSKDAPSLLIAFINMCLFSYNDPTNKPLYTGQMVVQSLLVVIAICCVPCMLIVKTLVMRRQYLWRKHLGTQNFGGIRVGNGPTEDEAEIIQHDQLSQNLDDEPEQSEEEVFNFADEAVHQAIHTIEYCLGCISNTASYLRLWALSLAHAQLSEVLWSMVMHMGLASRNFGGFFALSIIFAFFATLTVFILLIMEGLSAFLHALRLHWVEFQNKFYTGQGFKFMPFTFDGILEGKSED, from the exons ATGGGGGAGTTGTTCCGCAGTGAGGAGATGACCCTGGCCCAGCTCTTCCTTCAGTCTGAGTCCGCCTACTGCTGTGTCAGTGAGCTGGGGGAGATCGGCATGGTGCAGTTCAGAGAC TTGAACCCAGATGTGAACGTTTTCCAGAGGAAGTTTGTGAATGAAGTCCGTCGCTGTGAGGAGATGGACCGCAAACTAA gATTTGTTGAGAAGGAAATCAAAAAGGCTAACATAACTGTTGTAGACACAGGGGAGAACCCAGAGGTCCCTTTTCCACGAGACATGATTGACTTGGAG GCCACTTTTGAAAAGCTGGAGAATGAGCTGAAGGAGATCAACACCAACCAAGAAGCCCTGAAGAAGAACTTCCTGGAGTTAACTGAGCTCAAGCACATCCTCAGACGAACACAACAGTTCTTTGATGAG ATGGAAGATCCTTCACTTTTGGAAGAGTCGTCAACTCTACTGGAGCCGAACGAGGTTGGACGCCCCGCTCCTCTGAGGCTTGG GTTTGTTGCAGGGGTGATAGGCAGAGAGAGGATTCCCACCTTTGAGAGGATGCTGTGGAGAGTTTGCCGTGGAAACGTCTTTCTGCGGCAGGCAGACATTGAGGAGCCACTTGAGGACCCTGCCACA GGAGACCATGTGCACAAGTCAGTTTTCATCATTTTCTTCCAGGGAGACCAGCTGAAGAACAGAGTCAAAAAGATTTGCGAAGG gtttcgtGCATCTCTATATCCCTGTCCTGAGACCCCACAAGAGAGGAAAGAAATGGCAGCCGGAGTCAACTCTCGAATTGATGATCTCCAGATG GTGCTGAATCAGACAGAGGATCACAGGCAGCGTGTTTTACAGGCGGCTGCCAAAACTGTCCGAGTGTGGTTCATCAAGGTCCGGAAGATGAAAGCCATTTATCACACTCTGAACCTCTGCAACATCGATGTCACTCAGAAGTGTCTGATTGCTGAGATCTGGTGCCCTGTGTCAGATCTAGACTCCATTCAGTTTGCGCTCCGTCGGGGCACG GAGAAAAGTGGATCCACTGTTCCCTCAATCCTGAACAGAATGCAGACCAAACAGACCCCACCCACCTACAACAAAACCAACAAGTTCACCTCTGGCTTTCAGAACATCGTTGATGCCTACGGTATCGGAAACTACCGGGAAATCAACCCAG CTCCATACACCATCATCACCTTCCCCTTCCTGTTTGCGGTCATGTTTGGCGATCTGGGTCACGGTGTACTCATGACATGTGCTGCACTTTATCTGGTACTGCGAGAGAGCCGATTAATTGCCCAGAAAAATGACAATGAG ATGTTTAGCATGATATTTGCTGGCCGTTACATTATTCTCCTGATGGGGATATTTTCAGTGTACACTGGGATTATCTACAACGACTGTTTCTCCAAATCTCTCAATGTCTTTGGCTCAGGCTGGAGTGTCAGACCCATGTTTGGAATAAAAGGAGACAACTGGAC GTTTGAGACACTGAAAGATAACCGGATATTACAGCTGAACCCTGCTGTGCCAAACGTGTTTAATGGGCCCTATCCAATTGGCATCGATCCA ATCTGGAACATTGCCACCAACAAGCTGACGTTTCTAAACTCCTTCAAGATGAAGATGTCAATAATTCTGGGAGTCATCCACATGACGTTTGGAGTGATTCTCAGTCTTTTCAATCACCT GTACTTCAACAAACCTCTTAACATCTTCCTGGGTTTTATCCCTGAGATCGTCTTCATGATCAGTCTGTTTGGCTACCTGGTTCTGCTCATTTTTTACAAGTGGTTGGCATATGATGCCGCAACCTCAAAAGATGCCCCCAGTCTTCTAATAGCTTTTATCAACATGTGCCTCTTCAGCTACAATGATCCCACTAACAAACCGTTATACACGGGACAG ATGGTGGTTCAGAGTCTGCTAGTTGTTATAGCAATCTGCTGTGTACCATGTATGCTTATAGTAAAGACCCTAGTAATGCGCAGGCAATACCTCTGGAGAAAACACCTG GGAACGCAAAACTTTGGGGGAATCCGTGTGGGTAATGGCCCCACAGAGGATGAAGCTGAGATCATCCAACATGACCAGCTTTCCCAAAACTTAGATGATGAGCCTGAG CAGTCAGAGGAAGAAGTG ttTAATTTTGCAGATGAAGCAGTGCATCAGGCCATTCACACAATAGAATACTGCTTAGGCTGCATCTCAAACACTGCCTCTTATCTACGACTTTGGGCGTTGAGTCTGGCCCATGCCC AGCTCTCTGAGGTCTTGTGGTCAATGGTGATGCACATGGGCCTTGCTTCTAGGAATTTTGGTGGATTCTTTGCCCTGTCAATTATCTTTGCCTTCTTTGCTACACTGACAGTATTTATTCTGTTGATCATGGAAGGACTGTCTGCCTTCCTTCATGCTCTTAGATTGCACTG GGTGGAGTTTCAGAATAAATTCTACACTGGACAAGGCTTCAAGTTCATGCCTTTCACTTTTGACGGCATTCTGGAGGGCAAGTCTGAAGACTAA